The following proteins come from a genomic window of Solwaraspora sp. WMMA2065:
- a CDS encoding cellulase family glycosylhydrolase, translating into MTQQTTTARGRRWRAGLVAGGVTAALVGGSVAVAASAHAAAGCRVVYSAPAQWPGGFTANVNVTNLGDPINGWQLTWAFPSGQQVTQAWNATITSSGSQVTATNVSYNANLGTNATVSFGFNGSWSGSNTAPTSFALNGVTCTGSVGPTTPPTDPPSPTVPPTTAPPSPTPTATPRPPGNPQDVVDAMQPGWNLGNTLDATGDNVDGSGETSWGNPLVTRDLIRTIKTQGFNSIRIPATWTHHHGGAPNYTIDPTRLARVKQIVDWALAEDLYVMINLHHDSWQWINTMPSNRTGVLDRYSALWTQLANTFRDSSPKLHFESVNEPQFSNSSGDAQNAQLLDELNRTFHQIVRNSGGNNATRLLILPTLHTSSDQARLDELASTFTALNDPNLIATVHYYGYWPFSVNVAGGYRFDATAQQDVIDSLNRVQNTFVSRGIPVVIGEFGLLGFDRHTGTIQQGEKLKFFEFFGYHTRTRGIATQLWDNGQHLGRTSFQWSDPELIAHIKSAWTTRSGTAASDMIFVPRTGSVTAKTLALNLNGLTFQGLRQGSTDLVRGTDYTVSGNQLTLPASTVTRLVGNRAYGVNATLHARFSSGVPWRINIISSDPPVLANASGTTSSFNIPTTFRGDQLATMEARYADGSNAGPHNWTSYKEFDVTFRPNYAANTITLTSDFFAEVNDGSPVTLTFHFWSGTTIAYTVARNGSAVTGTTS; encoded by the coding sequence ATGACTCAACAGACAACGACGGCTCGCGGGAGAAGGTGGCGCGCCGGCCTGGTCGCTGGCGGTGTGACCGCCGCACTGGTCGGCGGAAGCGTCGCCGTCGCGGCCAGCGCGCACGCGGCCGCCGGCTGCCGGGTGGTCTACTCGGCACCCGCCCAGTGGCCAGGCGGCTTCACCGCCAACGTCAACGTCACCAACCTGGGCGACCCGATCAACGGTTGGCAGCTGACCTGGGCCTTCCCGTCCGGACAGCAGGTCACCCAGGCCTGGAACGCCACCATCACCAGCTCGGGCAGCCAGGTCACCGCGACCAACGTCAGCTACAACGCCAACCTCGGCACCAACGCGACCGTCTCGTTCGGCTTCAACGGCTCCTGGTCGGGCAGCAACACCGCCCCGACGTCGTTCGCGCTCAACGGTGTCACCTGCACCGGCAGCGTGGGTCCCACCACGCCGCCGACCGACCCACCGTCGCCGACGGTGCCGCCGACCACCGCGCCGCCGTCCCCGACGCCGACCGCGACCCCGCGTCCGCCGGGCAACCCGCAGGACGTCGTCGACGCCATGCAGCCGGGGTGGAACCTGGGCAACACCCTCGACGCGACCGGCGACAACGTCGACGGCAGCGGTGAGACCTCATGGGGCAACCCGTTGGTCACCCGGGATCTGATCCGCACCATCAAGACGCAGGGCTTCAACAGCATCCGGATTCCGGCGACCTGGACGCACCACCACGGCGGCGCGCCCAACTACACGATCGACCCCACCCGGCTCGCCCGGGTGAAGCAGATCGTCGACTGGGCCCTCGCCGAGGACCTCTACGTGATGATCAATCTGCATCACGACTCCTGGCAGTGGATCAACACGATGCCCAGCAACCGCACCGGCGTCCTGGATCGCTACTCGGCGCTGTGGACCCAGCTGGCGAACACCTTCCGTGACTCGTCGCCAAAGTTGCACTTCGAGAGCGTCAACGAGCCGCAGTTCAGCAACAGCTCCGGCGATGCCCAGAACGCCCAGTTGCTCGACGAGCTGAACCGGACGTTCCATCAGATCGTCCGCAACTCCGGCGGCAACAACGCCACCCGGCTGCTCATCCTGCCGACCCTGCACACCTCGTCCGACCAGGCCCGGCTCGACGAGCTCGCCAGCACGTTCACCGCACTGAACGACCCCAACCTGATCGCCACGGTGCACTACTACGGGTACTGGCCGTTCAGCGTCAACGTCGCCGGCGGCTACCGCTTCGACGCCACCGCCCAGCAGGACGTGATCGACTCGCTCAACCGGGTGCAGAACACCTTCGTGTCCCGGGGCATCCCGGTTGTCATCGGCGAGTTCGGTCTGCTCGGCTTCGACCGGCACACCGGCACCATCCAGCAGGGCGAGAAACTGAAGTTCTTCGAGTTCTTCGGTTACCACACCCGGACCCGCGGCATCGCCACCCAGCTGTGGGACAACGGCCAGCACCTCGGCCGGACCAGCTTCCAGTGGAGCGACCCGGAGCTCATCGCCCACATCAAGTCGGCCTGGACCACCCGCTCCGGCACCGCCGCCAGCGACATGATCTTCGTGCCGCGTACCGGCAGCGTCACCGCCAAGACCCTCGCGTTGAACCTCAACGGGCTGACCTTCCAGGGACTGCGGCAGGGTAGCACCGACCTTGTCCGGGGGACCGACTACACGGTCAGCGGCAACCAGTTGACGCTGCCCGCGTCCACCGTCACCCGCCTGGTCGGCAATCGGGCGTACGGGGTGAACGCCACCCTGCACGCCCGCTTCTCGTCCGGCGTGCCGTGGCGAATCAACATCATCTCGTCGGATCCGCCGGTACTGGCCAACGCGAGTGGTACCACCTCGTCGTTCAACATCCCGACGACCTTCCGCGGTGACCAACTGGCCACCATGGAGGCGCGGTACGCGGACGGTTCCAACGCCGGCCCGCACAACTGGACGTCGTACAAGGAGTTCGACGTCACCTTCCGGCCGAACTACGCCGCGAACACGATCACCTTGACGTCGGACTTCTTCGCTGAGGTCAACGACGGCTCCCCGGTGACGCTCACCTTCCACTTCTGGAGCGGTACGACGATCGCCTACACCGTTGCACGTAACGGCTCGGCGGTGACCGGCACCACCTCGTAA
- a CDS encoding MerR family transcriptional regulator, whose amino-acid sequence MTTGTRVEVLDLTGCAAGADEACGTDASGTGGSGRRGLRVAALAVAAGVSPDTVRYYERAGLLHPPERTPTGYRVYGTAAVDRLRFIRGCQRLGLRLREIADLLAVRDTGVCPCEPAEQLLRRRIAEVDVELARLTALRAEMAAMAEKLPTTACPPPEPGRWCPPDGDGR is encoded by the coding sequence ATGACCACGGGCACAAGAGTCGAGGTTCTCGACCTCACCGGCTGCGCCGCCGGGGCGGATGAGGCGTGCGGGACCGATGCCTCCGGAACCGGCGGATCCGGGCGGCGCGGCCTGCGGGTCGCCGCACTCGCCGTCGCCGCCGGTGTCTCGCCGGACACCGTCCGCTACTACGAACGGGCCGGGCTGCTGCACCCGCCGGAGCGGACCCCTACCGGCTACCGCGTGTACGGCACCGCGGCGGTCGACCGGCTCCGGTTCATCCGGGGCTGTCAGCGACTCGGGCTCCGGCTGCGGGAAATCGCCGATCTGCTCGCCGTCCGGGACACCGGCGTCTGCCCGTGTGAGCCGGCGGAGCAGTTGCTGCGCCGCCGGATCGCCGAGGTCGACGTGGAGCTGGCCCGGCTGACCGCGCTACGGGCGGAGATGGCGGCGATGGCTGAGAAGCTGCCGACCACGGCCTGCCCGCCACCGGAACCGGGCCGATGGTGCCCACCGGATGGGGACGGGAGGTGA
- a CDS encoding DinB family protein, with protein sequence MTIDMFTDPDADPRTDPPVLGDERATLTGFLDWHRRTLELKCGGLDPQQLARRSVQPSALSLLGLVRHLADVERYWFRRVMAGEEAPPRFYSEAAPNDDFDAAVADPAAVTQAWEAWREEIEYAQRFVADAAGLDVTGSGRRGPISLRWVLTHMIEEYARHNGHADLLRECIDGAAGQ encoded by the coding sequence ATGACGATCGACATGTTCACCGACCCGGACGCCGACCCCCGTACCGATCCGCCGGTGCTCGGCGACGAGCGGGCCACCCTCACCGGGTTCCTCGACTGGCACCGCCGGACCCTGGAGCTCAAATGCGGCGGACTCGACCCGCAGCAGCTGGCCCGGCGGTCGGTGCAGCCGTCGGCGCTGTCGCTGCTCGGGCTGGTGCGGCACCTCGCCGACGTGGAACGGTACTGGTTCCGGCGGGTGATGGCCGGCGAGGAGGCGCCGCCCCGCTTCTACTCCGAGGCCGCGCCCAACGACGACTTCGACGCTGCTGTCGCCGACCCGGCGGCGGTCACCCAGGCGTGGGAGGCGTGGCGGGAGGAGATTGAGTACGCCCAGCGTTTCGTCGCCGACGCGGCCGGACTGGACGTCACGGGCTCGGGCCGGCGCGGCCCGATCTCGCTGCGCTGGGTGCTGACCCACATGATCGAGGAGTACGCCCGGCACAACGGTCACGCCGACCTGCTGCGGGAATGCATCGACGGGGCGGCCGGCCAGTAG
- a CDS encoding low temperature requirement protein A, translated as MHDDSPHPHPTAGGLRLVRRNPLVTGDVSWMELFVDLFFVFAFLKVTTLMAADLTAVGMLRGVLVILLLWHCWTPVVWLGNVVHLDRGGMPLMMAGIATVLLVIGVTVPETFVDLPGKLPGPVVVVVGYLAIRVSVLTVLTRSRWSEGPAGRRPAAIAWLTLAASASVLLAAALLPPHLPARFDADLVRLVLFALALSIDFVVLTAVGRGSWQIVSPWHLAERHALIVLIALGETIISMGTGGGIGADLPVTWPLIAAATLGLVIVSALWWTYFDLAKILAEHALSRRSGVDQTRMARDVYSGLHLPMIGGLIFFALGLKHATATITGGSEHPWTTADAAILYGGVLLYLLALVAFEWLSGRLLGRSPLLGIALLVGLLPVATRVPPLGALALLAVGVVAMLIADRTVFRRRHVQLHRLAESETSRLHGVTPRELFLDLVFVFAFIQVTTLMTRHASVWGLVRGLTLLALLWWAWTSFSWLTNAVRTDTVLVRFTTIGIAASVLTIGIATPQAFEPAPGSLPGSLIIVASYLGAQLMQTVLILQASRTEPVLGALALQNAVPSTAALLLLIGSAVVEFASPDWLAGIPAVTLLWVAALTIQLAGSYPTGVKSWRPRSARHWVDRYALIMLVAFGETIISVGLAVADQPVSTSVMVIVVTAAVTVGALWWPYSTTIDSARLTLDAQTGVDRARLARDAFTYLHLPMVACVILIAYGLHQAAVPRDDTGIRFGHYAFYWGVGFYLLANQVYWWRTWRAISWYRIASGGAVIVLAFPTAALPAVISLPALTVFGLISAAVEFVRIGDLRTQPPSRTR; from the coding sequence GTGCACGACGACAGCCCGCACCCGCATCCGACCGCTGGCGGTCTCCGCCTGGTGCGCCGGAATCCGCTGGTCACCGGCGACGTCAGCTGGATGGAACTGTTCGTCGACCTGTTCTTCGTGTTCGCTTTCCTGAAGGTCACCACCTTGATGGCGGCCGATCTGACCGCGGTCGGCATGCTCCGCGGGGTCCTGGTGATCCTGCTGCTGTGGCACTGCTGGACCCCGGTCGTCTGGCTCGGCAACGTCGTCCACCTGGACCGGGGCGGCATGCCGCTGATGATGGCCGGCATCGCCACCGTCCTGCTGGTCATCGGCGTGACCGTACCCGAGACGTTCGTCGACCTGCCCGGCAAATTGCCGGGACCGGTCGTGGTGGTGGTCGGCTACCTGGCGATCCGGGTCAGCGTCCTCACAGTCCTCACCCGGTCCCGCTGGTCGGAAGGTCCGGCCGGCCGCCGGCCCGCTGCGATCGCCTGGCTGACGCTCGCCGCGTCGGCGTCGGTGCTGCTGGCCGCCGCGCTGCTGCCGCCGCACCTGCCGGCCCGGTTCGACGCCGATCTGGTACGGCTGGTGCTGTTCGCCCTGGCCCTGTCCATCGACTTCGTGGTGCTGACCGCGGTCGGTCGCGGCAGCTGGCAGATCGTCTCGCCGTGGCATCTGGCGGAACGGCACGCGCTGATCGTCCTGATCGCGCTCGGCGAGACGATCATCTCGATGGGCACCGGCGGTGGTATTGGTGCCGACCTCCCGGTCACCTGGCCGCTGATCGCCGCCGCGACGCTCGGCCTGGTCATCGTCTCCGCCCTGTGGTGGACCTACTTCGATCTAGCCAAGATCCTCGCCGAGCATGCTCTCTCCCGGAGATCCGGCGTCGACCAGACCCGGATGGCCCGGGACGTGTACAGCGGCCTGCACCTGCCGATGATCGGTGGGCTGATCTTCTTCGCCCTCGGCCTCAAACATGCGACCGCCACCATCACCGGCGGCTCCGAACACCCCTGGACCACCGCCGACGCGGCCATCCTCTACGGCGGCGTGCTGCTCTACCTGCTGGCGCTGGTCGCCTTCGAATGGCTGTCCGGACGTCTGCTGGGTCGCAGCCCGCTCCTTGGCATCGCCCTGCTAGTAGGCCTGCTCCCGGTGGCCACCCGCGTCCCACCGCTGGGCGCGTTGGCGCTGCTGGCCGTCGGCGTCGTGGCGATGCTGATCGCCGACCGGACGGTGTTCCGCCGCCGCCACGTCCAACTGCACCGGCTGGCCGAATCCGAGACGTCCCGCCTGCACGGGGTCACCCCCCGGGAACTCTTCCTCGACCTGGTCTTCGTCTTCGCGTTCATCCAGGTCACCACGCTGATGACCCGGCACGCCTCGGTCTGGGGCCTCGTCCGAGGGCTGACCCTGCTGGCGCTGCTGTGGTGGGCCTGGACCTCCTTCTCCTGGCTCACCAACGCGGTCCGCACCGATACGGTCCTGGTCCGGTTCACCACGATCGGCATCGCCGCCTCGGTTCTGACGATCGGGATCGCCACCCCGCAGGCCTTCGAACCGGCCCCGGGAAGTCTGCCCGGTTCGCTGATCATCGTCGCCAGTTATCTCGGCGCCCAGCTCATGCAGACCGTGCTGATCCTGCAGGCATCGCGTACCGAGCCGGTGCTGGGGGCGCTCGCACTGCAGAACGCCGTACCGTCGACGGCCGCGCTGCTGCTGCTCATCGGGTCCGCGGTGGTGGAGTTCGCGTCGCCCGACTGGCTGGCCGGAATCCCGGCCGTCACGCTGCTCTGGGTCGCCGCGCTCACCATCCAACTCGCCGGCAGCTACCCCACCGGGGTGAAATCCTGGCGGCCCCGATCCGCTCGGCACTGGGTGGACCGGTACGCGCTGATCATGCTCGTCGCGTTCGGCGAGACGATCATCTCGGTCGGTCTGGCCGTCGCGGATCAGCCGGTCTCCACCAGTGTCATGGTCATCGTCGTCACGGCGGCGGTCACCGTCGGCGCTCTCTGGTGGCCATACTCCACGACGATCGACTCGGCCCGCCTCACCTTGGACGCGCAGACCGGCGTCGACCGGGCCAGACTCGCCCGCGACGCGTTCACCTACCTGCACCTGCCGATGGTCGCCTGCGTCATCCTGATCGCGTACGGCCTGCACCAGGCCGCGGTGCCGCGCGACGACACCGGTATCCGGTTCGGCCACTACGCTTTCTACTGGGGGGTGGGGTTCTACCTGCTCGCCAATCAGGTGTACTGGTGGCGGACCTGGCGCGCAATCAGCTGGTACCGGATCGCCAGCGGCGGTGCGGTCATCGTGCTGGCCTTCCCGACCGCCGCACTGCCCGCTGTGATCAGCCTGCCGGCGCTCACAGTATTCGGGCTGATCTCCGCAGCCGTCGAGTTCGTGCGGATCGGTGACCTGCGGACTCAACCGCCTTCGCGGACCCGTTGA
- a CDS encoding sodium:solute symporter family protein, with protein sequence MTQIQGWTLGFIILTFALYLGIAWRSRVKETTGFYVAGQGIPTVANGAAVAADWMSAASFISMAGLIAFLGSDGSIYLMGWTGGYVLLALLIAPYLRKWGKFTVPEFVGDRYSETVRTIAAVAAIIISFTYVVGQMRGGGIVFSRFLGLDITGGVIVAALIIFAYAVLGGMKGITWTQVSQYTVLIIAYLIPAIAVAQQMTGLPIPQVTFGQILGELNALSTQMGLSQFTEAFSARPQIDVFLVTMSLMIGTAGLPHVIIRFYTTKTVRGARYSAFWALFFIALLYTTAPAVGAFTKLNLLQDVNGVAADSLPRWIENWAATGLVTVNENAQTIQTVSNSPTSGADLIVNNDILVLASPEIAGLPAPIVGLVAAGGMAAAMSTAAGLLLVISSSFSHDLYFRRVKRDSTDKQRLLAGRIAMGLAVLISVYAGINPPAFVAQVVAFAFGLAAASFFPIIVLGIFWKRCNATGAAAGMVSGMAFTAAYMIYTLEVFGTSANPHIFDISPEAIGTIGAVVNFIVTIVVSKMTAPPPEEISEMVESIRYPAARRTVPAGSTGDSA encoded by the coding sequence GTGACCCAGATCCAGGGCTGGACGCTCGGCTTCATCATCCTCACCTTCGCCCTCTACCTCGGCATCGCCTGGCGCAGCCGGGTCAAGGAAACGACCGGCTTCTACGTGGCCGGTCAGGGAATCCCGACCGTCGCCAACGGTGCGGCCGTCGCCGCCGACTGGATGTCGGCCGCGTCGTTCATCTCGATGGCCGGTCTGATCGCGTTCCTCGGTTCGGACGGTTCCATCTATTTGATGGGCTGGACCGGCGGCTACGTTCTGCTTGCTCTGCTCATCGCCCCCTACCTGCGTAAGTGGGGCAAGTTCACGGTCCCGGAGTTCGTCGGCGACCGCTACTCGGAGACCGTACGGACGATCGCCGCCGTGGCCGCGATCATCATCTCCTTCACGTACGTCGTCGGACAGATGCGCGGCGGCGGCATCGTGTTCAGCCGGTTCCTCGGGCTGGACATCACCGGCGGCGTCATCGTCGCGGCGCTGATCATCTTCGCGTACGCGGTGCTCGGTGGCATGAAGGGCATCACCTGGACCCAGGTGTCGCAGTACACGGTGCTCATCATCGCCTACCTGATCCCGGCGATCGCGGTGGCACAGCAGATGACCGGGCTGCCGATCCCGCAGGTCACCTTCGGGCAGATCCTCGGCGAACTCAACGCGCTCAGCACCCAGATGGGGCTGAGCCAGTTCACCGAGGCGTTCTCCGCCCGACCGCAGATCGACGTGTTCCTGGTGACAATGTCACTGATGATCGGTACCGCTGGCCTGCCGCACGTGATCATCCGGTTCTACACGACGAAGACGGTCCGAGGCGCCCGCTACTCGGCGTTCTGGGCACTGTTCTTCATCGCGTTGCTCTACACCACCGCTCCGGCGGTGGGCGCGTTCACCAAGCTGAACCTGCTGCAGGACGTCAACGGCGTGGCGGCGGACTCATTGCCCAGGTGGATCGAGAACTGGGCGGCGACCGGCCTGGTCACGGTCAACGAGAACGCGCAGACGATCCAGACGGTCAGCAACAGTCCGACGTCCGGGGCCGACCTGATCGTCAACAACGACATCCTGGTGCTGGCCAGTCCGGAGATCGCCGGCCTGCCGGCACCGATCGTCGGCCTGGTGGCCGCCGGCGGCATGGCGGCCGCGATGTCGACCGCCGCCGGCCTGCTGCTGGTCATCTCCTCGTCGTTCTCGCACGACCTGTACTTCCGCCGGGTGAAGCGGGACTCGACGGACAAGCAGCGGCTGCTCGCCGGACGGATCGCCATGGGCCTGGCGGTACTGATCTCGGTCTACGCCGGCATCAACCCGCCGGCGTTCGTGGCCCAGGTGGTGGCGTTCGCTTTCGGTCTCGCCGCAGCGAGCTTCTTCCCGATCATCGTGCTCGGCATCTTCTGGAAACGATGTAACGCCACCGGTGCCGCGGCCGGCATGGTGTCCGGAATGGCGTTCACCGCCGCGTACATGATCTACACGTTGGAGGTGTTCGGCACTTCAGCGAACCCGCACATCTTCGACATCAGCCCGGAGGCCATCGGCACCATCGGTGCGGTCGTCAACTTCATCGTCACGATCGTCGTGTCGAAGATGACGGCGCCGCCACCGGAGGAGATCTCCGAGATGGTGGAGAGCATCCGTTACCCGGCGGCCCGCCGCACCGTGCCGGCCGGCTCCACCGGCGACTCGGCCTGA
- a CDS encoding DUF4212 domain-containing protein: MTDVTPDNNAGGGEPPPATSPPDNGWRQEYWRKNLRLMVILLAIWFVVSFVCGILLIQPLNNIEILGFPLGFWFAQQGSIYTFVILILVYAKMMDRMDDQFGVGERPAEGGEK, encoded by the coding sequence GTGACTGACGTAACCCCCGACAACAACGCCGGTGGCGGGGAACCGCCACCGGCGACGTCACCACCGGACAACGGCTGGCGCCAGGAGTACTGGCGCAAGAACCTGCGCCTCATGGTGATCCTGCTCGCCATCTGGTTCGTCGTCTCGTTCGTCTGCGGAATCCTGTTGATCCAGCCGTTGAACAATATCGAGATTCTTGGATTCCCGCTGGGGTTCTGGTTCGCCCAGCAAGGATCAATCTACACCTTTGTCATTCTGATTCTGGTATACGCGAAAATGATGGACCGGATGGACGACCAGTTCGGTGTCGGTGAGCGACCGGCGGAAGGGGGAGAGAAGTGA
- a CDS encoding ABC transporter ATP-binding protein gives MRAVSAAETAPSTYAWAVHAERLVVRTGRHLAVNGLDLALGTGVHGLLGPNGAGKTTLMRALATVLKPTGGRLALLGEDVTGRADLRQVRQRLGYLPQHFGFYPRFTVREFVEYMAWLKEMPKATVTGAVQRAVDRVGLTSRADSKLKTLSGGMLRRAGIAQAIVNDPEVLLLDEPTVGLDPEQRLDFRELLREVGSDSCVLVSTHLVEDVAAACTDVVLVNEGQLVWQGTPAQLAEQGSAGDAGDSATERGYSALLRAYRGKVPA, from the coding sequence ATGCGTGCGGTCAGCGCGGCAGAGACCGCACCCTCCACGTACGCGTGGGCGGTGCACGCCGAGCGCCTGGTCGTCCGGACCGGCCGGCACCTTGCCGTCAACGGGCTGGACCTGGCGCTGGGCACCGGCGTACACGGCCTGCTCGGCCCGAACGGCGCCGGAAAGACGACCCTGATGCGGGCCCTCGCGACGGTGCTGAAGCCGACCGGCGGCCGGCTGGCCCTGCTCGGCGAGGACGTGACCGGCCGGGCCGATCTGCGCCAGGTCCGCCAGCGCCTGGGTTACCTGCCACAGCATTTCGGCTTCTATCCGCGCTTCACGGTGCGGGAGTTCGTCGAGTACATGGCCTGGCTCAAGGAGATGCCGAAGGCCACCGTTACCGGCGCCGTGCAGCGCGCCGTCGACCGGGTCGGTCTGACCAGCCGGGCCGACTCCAAGTTGAAGACGCTCTCCGGTGGGATGCTGCGCCGGGCCGGAATCGCCCAGGCGATCGTCAACGATCCGGAGGTGCTGCTGCTCGACGAGCCGACCGTCGGCCTCGACCCGGAGCAGCGGCTGGACTTCCGGGAGCTGCTGCGCGAGGTCGGCTCGGACAGCTGCGTGCTGGTCTCCACCCACCTGGTCGAGGACGTCGCCGCGGCCTGCACCGATGTAGTGCTGGTCAACGAGGGTCAGCTGGTCTGGCAGGGAACCCCGGCGCAGCTGGCCGAGCAGGGCAGCGCCGGGGACGCCGGGGACAGCGCCACCGAACGTGGCTACTCGGCGCTGCTGCGCGCGTACCGGGGGAAGGTTCCGGCATGA
- a CDS encoding zf-HC2 domain-containing protein, protein MTTHPTPTLISRYASGDPRVDDATVWAVEAHLESCAPCRAQLSDAVGPADRQLLDRVAVGVVAGIEAGPAPVRRRRLRRSGFAARILPSLATAGALMLIAVLFETTFASLPSLVLLVAPVAPLLPVAAAWSRRTDPAWELMATMPRTGLPLLLRRTLAVLTVVVPVLAAAGWSTGQSPALWLLPGLAFTTGALALGGLVGVDRAALGLTVLWSVGVILPSLVGRQLPVILESDSWPGWALATVALVAVTAVRAGDHNRLRLDRISSDRS, encoded by the coding sequence TTGACCACCCATCCCACCCCCACCCTCATCTCCCGCTACGCGTCCGGTGACCCCCGGGTCGACGACGCGACCGTCTGGGCGGTCGAAGCCCACCTGGAGTCCTGCGCACCCTGCCGGGCGCAGCTTTCCGACGCCGTCGGCCCAGCCGACCGGCAACTGCTCGACCGGGTGGCGGTCGGCGTCGTGGCCGGGATCGAGGCCGGCCCGGCACCGGTACGTCGGCGCCGGTTGCGGCGTTCCGGGTTCGCCGCGCGGATCCTCCCCTCGCTGGCCACCGCCGGCGCGTTGATGCTGATCGCGGTTCTGTTCGAGACGACCTTTGCCAGCCTGCCCTCGCTGGTGCTGCTGGTCGCTCCAGTGGCTCCCCTGCTGCCGGTGGCCGCTGCGTGGAGCCGCCGTACCGACCCTGCCTGGGAGCTGATGGCGACGATGCCCCGGACCGGGTTGCCGTTGCTGCTGCGCCGCACCCTCGCGGTGTTGACCGTGGTCGTGCCGGTGCTCGCGGCGGCCGGCTGGTCGACCGGGCAGTCCCCCGCGCTGTGGCTGCTGCCCGGTCTGGCCTTCACCACCGGCGCGCTGGCACTGGGCGGGCTGGTCGGAGTGGACCGAGCCGCGCTCGGTCTGACGGTCCTCTGGTCGGTCGGGGTGATCCTGCCCAGTCTGGTCGGCCGGCAACTGCCGGTCATCCTGGAGTCCGACAGCTGGCCCGGCTGGGCACTGGCCACCGTGGCGTTGGTGGCCGTGACGGCCGTACGGGCGGGCGACCACAACCGGCTACGCCTCGACCGGATCTCGTCCGACCGGTCCTGA
- a CDS encoding RNA polymerase sigma factor yields MDALDEGELLRRIARGDRRAFDELYRRTSPWLTARLRRRCADDDMVAEVLQDTYLAVWRSAGSQAQDAAKGSAVGWLWTIAARRLVDAFRARARRERVPAVQTAATVAPAAEDEALAGRMNADLEQALLALPANLRQVLRAMVLDGLTTRETSVLLGMPEGTVKTYARRARLALREALS; encoded by the coding sequence TTGGACGCACTCGACGAGGGTGAGCTGCTGCGCCGCATCGCCCGGGGCGATCGGCGGGCCTTCGACGAGCTGTACCGCCGGACGTCGCCCTGGTTGACCGCGCGGCTACGCCGCAGGTGCGCCGACGACGACATGGTCGCCGAGGTGCTGCAGGACACCTACCTGGCGGTATGGCGCTCGGCCGGCAGCCAGGCTCAGGACGCGGCGAAGGGCAGCGCGGTCGGCTGGCTGTGGACCATCGCCGCCCGCCGGCTGGTCGACGCGTTCCGCGCCCGCGCCCGCCGGGAACGGGTCCCGGCGGTGCAGACCGCCGCCACCGTCGCCCCGGCCGCCGAGGACGAGGCGCTGGCCGGCCGGATGAACGCCGACCTGGAACAGGCGCTACTGGCCCTGCCGGCCAACCTGCGGCAGGTACTGCGCGCCATGGTGCTCGACGGTCTGACCACCCGGGAGACATCGGTCCTGCTCGGCATGCCGGAAGGAACCGTGAAGACCTACGCGCGGCGGGCCCGGCTCGCGCTACGGGAGGCATTGTCTTGA